The window TGGAATTACGGTTTGATCATTTTAGCATTAACCATTATTCTGAAATTGGTTTTATCACCGCTTACCTATAAGTCTTACTTATCAATGGCTAAAATGCGTGTGCTGAAGCCCGAGATGGACGAGATAAAGGCTAAAGTTGGCGAGGATAACCCTACCTTGTTGCAACAGGAATACCTAAAGCTTTATAAAAAAGCCGGTGTAAACCCATTAGGTGGCTGTTTGCCTTTAGTAATACAAATGCCGATAGTCATCGCGTTCTTCCGCTTTTTCCCGAGTTTGTTTGAATTGCGCGGACAAAGCTTTTTGTGGATGCACGATCTTTCAACCTATGATTCTTTGGTTCATTTTGGTACCAGTATCCCAATTTTAGGCGATCACATTAGTTTAATGTGTTTATTGATGACCATTTCGACGTTGATCTACACTTACTTCAACAACCAAATATCAGGTGCAACCGGACAGATGAAATACATAGGGTATATTACCCCTATCATTTTCTTCGGTGCGCTGAACGGTTACCCGGCAGGTTTGAATTATTATTACTTCCTTGCCAACATGTTAACCTTTTTACAGCAATACCTGATCAAGTTTATGGTTGATGATAAAAAGATCCACGCCCAGATACAGGAAAACAAAAAGAAACCTGAAGAGAAAAAGAAAAAATCAGGCTTCCAGGCACGTATGGAAGAAATGATGCGTCAGCAACAACAGCAGACGAAGAAGGGAAAATAGAGATTGGGGATTAGTTAATTAGATATTAGTCAATATTCTTACTAAAGCGATGGGTTTAAACCCATCGCTTTTTTTATGCTTTTTTCTCCTAATCTCTAATTAACTAATCAACTAATTAACTAACTTTGTTAGCAATGTATGCAATAGTTGATATAGAGACCACTGGCGGCCACGCCAGCGCTAACGGGATTACCGAGGTGGCTATCTGCATCCACGATGGTATACAGGTTACACACCGGTATGAGACCCTGATCAATCCTGGCAGGGATATCCCGGTCTATATTCGCGCGTTAACGGGCATCAGCAATGAAATGGTGCAGGATGCCCCGCCTTTTAAACAGGTGGCGCACGAGATATACCAATTACTGCACGATAAGATATTTGTGGCCCACAACGTCAATTTCGATTATTCCTTCCTGCGTTATCATTTAGCAGCATCCGGGTACGATTTAAACTGTAATAAGCTTTGCACGGTAAGGCTGGGGCGTAAAATAATACCGGGGTTGCCATCATACAGTCTTGGCAAGCTTTGCCATAGTTTGGGTATTAATAACGAAAGCCGTCACCGGGCCGGTGGCGATGCTTCGGCTACGGCCGAGTTATTTGGTTTATTGCTAAGCAGAGATGCCAATAAGCACATCCTGTCAGCACTTAAAAAGAACTCCAAAGAACAAAACCTACCGCCGCATTTAAATAAAACTATAATAGAGAAGCTGCCGTTAATGCCCGGCGTGTATTACTTTCACGATCAAAAAGGCAAGGTAATTTATGTGGGTAAGGCGGTAAATATCAAAAAGCGGGTTTGCAGTCACTTTAGCGGCAATAACCCAAACCTGCAGCGTCAGGAGTTTTTAAGAAATATCCACCATATCTCGCACCAGGAATGCGGAACAGAGTTAATGGCATTGGCGCTTGAGGCAATAGAGATCAAACGCCTGTGGCCAAAATACAACCGGTCGTTAAAACGGTTTGAACATACTTTCGGCTTATATACGTATGAAGACCAGCGCGGCTACCTGCGCCTGGCCGTTGATAAGCACCGTAAGTATTCAGATTCGGTACATAGCTGCCGGTCGCTGCTGGAAGGTTATAGCTTGCTAAATCAGTTGATAGAAGAATTTGAACTGTGCCCTAAGCTATGCTTCATTCAAAAGAATAATGAGCCTTGCACGGGTAATTATAAAGAGCAATGCGCCTGCACCGGTCAAATGGACGTACATATCTACAACCAGAAGGTTCAATACGCCATTAGCAGCCTGAAAGAGCAACTTCCTACCTTCGCTTTGCGCGATAAAGGCCGCAACTACGACGAACAAAGCTGTATCCTGATAGAGAACGGCCGCTTTTACGGTATGGGTTATATCACCAATGATTTTGATGCCGATAACTTTGATGCCCTGAAGGCACACCTTTCGCCTTATCCTGATAACGGTTATATCCGCAACATGGTGCTTAGCCATGCCGAGCGGTACCCTGCTAAGAAAGTTGAGTTTGGAATGGTGTTGGCTTAGGCAACCACCCCGTCATTGCGAGGTACGAGGCAATCTCCAAACTATACATCACCACTCTGCAATCCGGGAGACTGCTTCGTCGTTCCTCCTCGCAATGACGCAATATAGAATACATTCCCCCCTAAGAAAATCGCACAACTAATAACACAATATAATTTCCCTTCGGTTATACTATTACATCATAACCTATATAAAAACGTATTATGGATAGTATTAATCAGCAGCAACCCGAAGACAACTTCAAAAACCTGGAGGGCAACGATGCCTGGAAGAAACTAAAGGAACTGGCTGAAAAAGCCGAAAGCTGTTTCTTCTGTACCAATATTAAAACCGGCCTGCCTTTCAATACCCGCCCTATGTCTCCGCAAAGGATTGACGATAATG of the Mucilaginibacter boryungensis genome contains:
- a CDS encoding exonuclease domain-containing protein, coding for MYAIVDIETTGGHASANGITEVAICIHDGIQVTHRYETLINPGRDIPVYIRALTGISNEMVQDAPPFKQVAHEIYQLLHDKIFVAHNVNFDYSFLRYHLAASGYDLNCNKLCTVRLGRKIIPGLPSYSLGKLCHSLGINNESRHRAGGDASATAELFGLLLSRDANKHILSALKKNSKEQNLPPHLNKTIIEKLPLMPGVYYFHDQKGKVIYVGKAVNIKKRVCSHFSGNNPNLQRQEFLRNIHHISHQECGTELMALALEAIEIKRLWPKYNRSLKRFEHTFGLYTYEDQRGYLRLAVDKHRKYSDSVHSCRSLLEGYSLLNQLIEEFELCPKLCFIQKNNEPCTGNYKEQCACTGQMDVHIYNQKVQYAISSLKEQLPTFALRDKGRNYDEQSCILIENGRFYGMGYITNDFDADNFDALKAHLSPYPDNGYIRNMVLSHAERYPAKKVEFGMVLA